In Lolium rigidum isolate FL_2022 chromosome 7, APGP_CSIRO_Lrig_0.1, whole genome shotgun sequence, the DNA window ACTCGGCGTTTAGGGAGACGAGCTTCGGGCACGCCATACTGGACACCAAGAACCACGGAAGGATGAACACACGGCCAGGGTGGCTGACCTGGTGAGCGAGTGACTCTCAGTACAGAGAACAAATCCTCAATTTTTGAAAAGTTTTTATTTCAGTACAGAGAACAAATCCTCAGTTTTCATTTCAGTACAGAGAACAAATCCTCAGTTTTTATTTCAGTACATGGATTGCTTATACAAACTCATGGGCTTGGCAAACTCTCACGCACATCATCACTAGATGATGTTGCATAAGATAGAGGTGGATCTCGAAATTTCATTTCCACCAAAGAGTACATTGTGAGTTGGACTCTGTTTCATGTGTTTTTTTGTAGTTCTAGGCTTCTAGCTGTGACAGCGTGATAAAACATCATGGTTTGATATGCAGAAAAAGGCATTTGTGCTTGAACAAGAAACAACCATGAGCACTTACAAGTGCATGAAAGTAGGAGCTAAACAACACATTGTAAGTTGCTGCGAACTTTGCTCTTTCTTCAACTGGACTATCTGTAGTAATCTGAAATGTTATATGCTGTTTATCATGTTGCAAGGATGACTACGAGAAGGGTCTTAAAAGTACATATCCAGAAGATTGGAAGGAGCGTGATCTTGATCCCGCGGTACTGTATTCCACCGGTGGTGGCATGCTTCATGGATGGCTTCCGATAGGTGATGGCGCGTTCAGGAAGTCACAAGTTGTTGGTGCTGCTAATAGAAGCAAACATAAAACCAACAAACTCCATGTGGTACCAAGAGCAAGTTCTGTGATATGCATATATTGCGAATTCTCATTCACCCAAACCTGAACTAATACTTGAACATGACAGTTTTTTTATACCAATGCTGGACTTCCTGTCCGAAGACCTTCAAGGTGACTCGATGGAAGACAGAGTTCATGTAAGTACTAAAAACCAATAGTATGAGCATTGTGTTTATTTATTTTTAAGCAACCTGAAGCAAGTCCTTTGGGTAATGATATCTGCTTTTGTACTATCCCCTAAAAGGAATTGTTGTTTGAGAAGCACCTTTGCAGTAACAAATGCAAATCATGGGTACCCTGATATcagtttctttatttatttttcccTTGATCTGCCATGAATAATATACATGCGAACCATCTAGTACTGCCGAAAGACTGATGCTTGACTGTATTATCTTTGTCATTGCACTAGAAAGCCAATGGTACTTAAGTTCTAGTTATTTATTCTATTAGTACTACTGCTACGTAGTACATGTCGTATAAATACAGCGTACCATCTAGTACCTATATGTATGCAAGGGATATGCCTACTTCAAAGTTACATAATTGTAGTTGTATTAGCACAATTTAAAATAGTGTTTCTTCATGTGGTTTTTGTAGGTGAATCAATCTTCCCCATCTACGGAAAATGATAGCACTCCATTTATGGCATCATCTCCTGCCGAAGAGCAAAGTGATACTCCCCCATCAGTCTAGCTTCATACAGCTCGCATGGGAGGAGTCACCTATCTTAGATGAATAATAAGCATGAATATAGCTGGTACGCATGTAGCGACCATGCTGGAGTTTGACTTTCCTTTGTGAGCAGTTATGAACCTGGGTGTTTCTACATTTGCTTTGTCTCCTCTATGTTGCCAAAAACAAGTGGCTGTTATGCATACAGTACGTGTCATTATGGATCACTGTGTGATTTGTTCAATGCGAAAAAGATATTGAATATGATTTGTCAATCTGATGTGTGCTGTTTTGATAATGCACAGATTTATTTATATATTACTGtcaattttgtttttgttttttcaaCTGAATTTTCGGCTCTATT includes these proteins:
- the LOC124677438 gene encoding uncharacterized protein LOC124677438, whose translation is MMLHKIEKKAFVLEQETTMSTYKCMKVGAKQHIDDYEKGLKSTYPEDWKERDLDPAVLYSTGGGMLHGWLPIGDGAFRKSQVVGAANRSKHKTNKLHVVPRAIFLYQCWTSCPKTFKVTRWKTEFM